The DNA segment GTTCGGAACCAACCGACTCCGATGCGAGAGCTGACGATTTACGACAACTTGGATGCACCTCATCTCCATGGTTACTTTAGATCTGTGCAAGGGGAATTCCGCCTGGTGCCTCTCCCCGGCGGACGCACCCGCCTCGAAGGCACCACATGGTACGAGATGGATATTCAGCCGGGACTTTACTGGCAATTCTATAGTCGTTGGTTTATCCACACGATCCACAACCGCGTCCTCGAGCACATCAAAAATTTAAGTGAGCCTCCACAGAAAGTCGCCGCACTTTCGAGAGAGTAAGAGGAGCTCCTATTTTTGTCGTTCGAGTTCTAAAAGTTTTGTTTTTGTCGACAGGCCACCGGCAAAGCCACCAAGGCTTCCGTCGGCGGCAATCACGCGATGACAAGGCACCACGATACTGAGGGGATTTTTTCCGTTCGCAGTACCGACCGCGCGTACCGCTTTTTCATTTTTAATTTTTCGAGCGATATCTTTGTAAGAAAGCGTTGTCCCGTAAGGAATTTTACTCAATTCGCTCCAAACTTTTTCCTGAAAAGCAGTTCCCTTCCGATCCAACGGCAAGTCGAACACCCGACGTTGGCCGGCGAAATACTCTTCGAGCTGCTTGACCGCTTGATACAGATTTTGTGTGACGGGGTCACTCCCCGCAAGTGAGGGTGCAAAGGGGACATTCTGTTTTTTCCAGTACACACCTCGAAGTCCTTTGGCAGAGGCTATGAGATAGAGTGAGGTGATTTCGGTCTTCATCATCCATTGTAAATTCATTGTTCTTTTCTCCTGAGCTGGTTTTCCACTGCGAAACTTCGTGGGGCTCATTTTATAAAAATCTTTAAATGCGGCATTAAATCGGCGGAGAGATTTAAAACCAGAATCCATCGCAATCTGCGAGATCGAATGATCGT comes from the Bdellovibrionales bacterium genome and includes:
- a CDS encoding methylated-DNA--[protein]-cysteine S-methyltransferase produces the protein MKLQNQKQDDLYFKAFRERDARFDGLFFIGVKTTDIYCRPICPAKPKKENMEFFKTRGQAENAGYRACLRCRPDASPQSPAWLGKTAIVERAIKILFKKGLNGLNEDRFAEIFGVSARHLRRLFMDEMGKTPKQFAMSIQLNRAAQKLTGNDHSISQIAMDSGFKSLRRFNAAFKDFYKMSPTKFRSGKPAQEKRTMNLQWMMKTEITSLYLIASAKGLRGVYWKKQNVPFAPSLAGSDPVTQNLYQAVKQLEEYFAGQRRVFDLPLDRKGTAFQEKVWSELSKIPYGTTLSYKDIARKIKNEKAVRAVGTANGKNPLSIVVPCHRVIAADGSLGGFAGGLSTKTKLLELERQK